A stretch of the Candidatus Bandiella numerosa genome encodes the following:
- a CDS encoding Rpn family recombination-promoting nuclease/putative transposase, translated as MSEKTKQSNEPNNNVKPHDRFFKKSMSYPEIASEFFKSYLPKEILEIIDLSTLKHENSSALSNELGEGVSDVLYSVKYGKETGYISLLLEHQSSVDKLITFRIQKCMLRLCEEHLRKQKDRKGGEKTLPIIYPVILYTGNKKYTAPRSFYELFENVELAKKCFTEPVKVVDVHEIKDEELKERYLDTMLYIMRHIYAKDILKYIVKRIVNFKIIAKNNFSYLEDMLVYIIEKGESENTKELLSVLQEIVPKEKKGNIMTIAERLATSGPIADKIREQSMKAGMEAGMQKGKLEGKLEGKLEGKLEGKLEVVKKMLAEGILDKKMIANITELDLSEIEKLAN; from the coding sequence ATGAGTGAAAAAACCAAACAAAGTAATGAGCCAAATAATAATGTGAAGCCTCATGACAGATTTTTCAAAAAATCAATGTCATATCCCGAGATAGCATCTGAGTTTTTTAAATCATATTTACCTAAAGAAATACTGGAAATAATAGATTTAAGTACACTGAAACATGAGAATTCTAGCGCACTTAGTAATGAATTAGGAGAAGGGGTTTCTGATGTTTTGTATTCAGTTAAATATGGGAAAGAAACTGGCTACATATCACTGTTATTGGAGCATCAATCATCAGTGGACAAGTTGATTACATTTCGTATTCAAAAGTGCATGCTAAGGTTATGTGAGGAGCATTTAAGAAAACAAAAAGATAGGAAGGGTGGTGAGAAGACATTGCCAATTATTTATCCAGTAATATTGTATACAGGTAATAAAAAATACACAGCACCACGGTCATTTTACGAGTTATTTGAAAATGTAGAGCTAGCAAAGAAATGCTTTACAGAGCCTGTAAAAGTAGTAGATGTGCATGAAATCAAAGATGAAGAATTAAAAGAGCGGTATTTAGATACAATGTTGTATATAATGAGGCATATATATGCCAAAGACATATTGAAATATATAGTAAAGAGAATAGTAAACTTTAAAATAATAGCTAAAAACAACTTCTCTTATTTAGAAGATATGTTAGTATACATAATAGAAAAAGGAGAATCTGAAAACACAAAAGAGTTGTTGTCAGTTCTTCAAGAAATAGTACCAAAAGAAAAAAAAGGTAATATTATGACAATAGCAGAAAGATTAGCAACTAGTGGCCCTATAGCAGATAAGATAAGGGAACAAAGTATGAAGGCTGGAATGGAAGCAGGAATGCAAAAAGGTAAATTAGAAGGTAAATTAGAAGGTAAATTAGAAGGTAAATTGGAAGGTAAGTTGGAAGTAGTAAAAAAAATGCTAGCAGAAGGAATTTTAGATAAAAAAATGATAGCTAATATTACGGAGTTAGATTTATCAGAAATAGAGAAATTAGCAAATTAA
- a CDS encoding type IV secretion system DNA-binding domain-containing protein, translating to MSQLTRRYGPQDAETIASNCSSKIILKAGNNDTAKWASQLIGTQEIEEYREGLSYGAHEMRDGVNLSKHKSERTVALASEILSLPKFTGYALMTGGYPVAKIDFEKLKYQEPLFKNVNFEAKELKV from the coding sequence ATATCACAATTAACAAGAAGGTATGGACCACAGGATGCAGAAACAATAGCATCAAATTGTAGCAGTAAGATAATACTTAAAGCTGGTAATAATGATACAGCAAAATGGGCATCACAGTTGATAGGAACGCAGGAGATAGAGGAGTATAGAGAGGGGTTATCGTATGGAGCGCATGAGATGAGAGATGGAGTAAATTTAAGCAAACATAAATCAGAGCGGACTGTTGCACTTGCATCAGAGATATTGTCATTACCAAAGTTTACGGGTTATGCATTAATGACAGGGGGTTATCCAGTGGCAAAGATAGACTTTGAAAAACTAAAATACCAAGAGCCATTATTTAAAAATGTAAATTTTGAAGCAAAAGAGTTAAAAGTGTAA
- the traA gene encoding Ti-type conjugative transfer relaxase TraA, translated as MAICHFSYKMFTRSKGHSAVGKAAYRSAEKLYDQRLDKTFDYSNKSDLLYKEIMLSKSAPEKFLNREILWNEVEASEKRKDSQLAREIEVSLPKELTEEQNIKLAKEYVKNQFISLGMIADLCIHKGHGRDQPHAHIMLTTREVSEKGFGKKVVEWDKQPILYNWREEWANCVNKHLAKAGLDIKIDHRSNKERGIDLEPQNKIGPNDGRARYSDKLLEHEGIARGNGEKIYNDPSIAIKALSHYKSIFTHEDIARFVNTHTLDVEQFEKVYQKIKNSEELIKLGKDDRDRDRHTTKEMLDIEYRMVRQSQSLSDAANHQIDLEYRERVINDKGLSESQGEAFRHITGDRDMACVVGYAGSGKSYMLGAARKVWEKEGYNVVGMALSGIAAENLEGESGIKSYTVANRMVNWNNERERLQKNDIVVVDEAGMLGSRDLSKIIDEVIFADAKVVLIGDPQQLQAIEAGGAFRGIIERVGHVELNDIRRQKESWQIDATKLLALGEIGDAIGEYRKRGMVHAFEDVAKAREAMVNDWHEAVSENKSAIMLSFTKADVKALNERAREVRRADNELGIEAKFDTHNGKRDFAIEDRIYFLKNDKELGVKNGTLGTIDGFDGWKFEVNLDKGGKVVFDIRDYNHIDHGYAATIHKSQGITVDKAFVMPSKYMDKHSTYVAMSRHRESVELYWSKDRFRDQKDMVWNLSKEGRKELALDYLEKDYKDTASTFAVNKGVVELDRKDIEKRLEKLQEVVDLEGYNRYSELDRILGEFKETFQYSYIEDKLENGESASYLGKIDINGKEFSILEQNGIGGCLVKDIKIKDIKEGDEVMAINQIDKKGIEVMSLVKDEGHGIDIDKEEKYEYLKVKDEIKNIGRKLSSKENYKIDNNITTNDIYKALYARLQNVLPEFGFERKGNCYVSTTGNKVDGSTGHKGKVYVYANNPGILVDYTRGSKSIWDYVSENYRISNKKDVFEYLASSAGIKSYFSEKLDILNEGREKMKDNDNANKMKYLDGELVDNDKVEPKQSISSEIWDKVYSYSLEKINIKNNQVMKYLTEERGYKEEVVKAMGIGYMPNKRELIEYLWKEGLSSEKTQEIVKALGCIGYSHKMVMPFYGKKSEMLGLVGRDIKYNEDSKFGKYIYSKGLVKSSTILGIENIGKSKEITIVEGMLDAMNAKVSGIKNVVALGGTGMNIKQLELIDKLGIEKINLCLDNDSAGKEASKNIALQLFDRNDELEINKVSLPKGIKDLDQLIREEGVKKANNVIEKAKEVNVYELQEEREMKTLSKFQKERDGYEYELEYKKR; from the coding sequence ATGGCAATATGTCACTTTAGTTATAAAATGTTTACAAGAAGTAAAGGTCATTCAGCGGTGGGGAAAGCTGCATATAGATCAGCAGAGAAGTTATATGATCAAAGATTAGATAAGACATTTGATTATAGTAATAAAAGTGATCTTTTATATAAAGAAATTATGTTATCAAAAAGTGCACCAGAGAAATTTTTAAATAGGGAAATATTATGGAATGAAGTAGAAGCTTCTGAGAAGCGAAAAGATTCACAATTAGCAAGAGAAATAGAAGTATCATTACCAAAAGAACTTACAGAAGAACAAAACATCAAACTCGCAAAAGAGTATGTTAAAAATCAATTTATATCTCTTGGGATGATAGCAGATTTATGCATTCATAAAGGTCATGGTAGAGATCAGCCGCATGCACATATAATGCTAACAACTAGAGAGGTGTCAGAAAAAGGTTTTGGAAAAAAAGTAGTAGAATGGGATAAACAACCTATTTTATATAATTGGAGAGAAGAATGGGCTAATTGTGTAAATAAGCATTTAGCGAAAGCAGGTCTGGATATAAAAATAGATCATAGGAGTAATAAAGAGCGTGGTATAGACCTAGAGCCACAGAATAAAATAGGCCCAAATGATGGTAGAGCAAGGTATAGTGATAAGCTATTAGAGCATGAGGGCATAGCGAGAGGTAATGGAGAAAAGATCTATAACGATCCAAGTATAGCAATAAAGGCGTTATCTCATTATAAATCAATATTTACACATGAAGATATAGCTAGATTTGTAAACACACATACGTTGGATGTTGAACAATTTGAGAAAGTATATCAAAAAATAAAGAATTCAGAGGAATTAATAAAATTAGGTAAGGACGATAGGGATAGAGACAGGCACACAACAAAGGAGATGCTGGATATTGAATATAGGATGGTGAGGCAATCTCAGAGTTTAAGTGATGCAGCAAATCATCAAATAGATTTGGAATATAGGGAGAGAGTTATAAATGATAAGGGGCTAAGTGAATCACAAGGAGAAGCATTTAGGCATATTACAGGTGATAGAGATATGGCATGTGTAGTTGGATATGCAGGAAGTGGCAAGAGTTATATGTTAGGAGCGGCAAGAAAGGTATGGGAGAAAGAAGGATATAATGTGGTAGGAATGGCGTTATCTGGAATAGCTGCTGAAAACTTAGAAGGAGAAAGTGGCATAAAGAGTTATACGGTAGCAAACAGAATGGTTAATTGGAATAATGAAAGAGAGAGGTTGCAGAAGAATGACATAGTAGTGGTGGATGAAGCAGGTATGTTAGGCAGTAGAGATTTATCAAAGATCATAGATGAAGTAATATTTGCAGATGCAAAGGTGGTGCTTATAGGAGATCCACAGCAATTACAAGCAATAGAAGCAGGAGGAGCATTTAGGGGAATAATAGAAAGAGTAGGACATGTTGAATTAAATGACATAAGAAGACAGAAGGAGAGTTGGCAGATTGATGCAACAAAATTGTTAGCACTTGGAGAAATAGGAGATGCAATTGGGGAATATAGAAAAAGGGGTATGGTGCATGCATTTGAAGATGTAGCAAAAGCAAGGGAGGCAATGGTAAATGATTGGCATGAAGCGGTATCAGAAAATAAATCTGCGATAATGTTGAGCTTTACAAAAGCGGATGTAAAGGCGTTAAATGAGAGGGCTAGGGAAGTAAGAAGAGCGGATAATGAATTAGGGATAGAAGCTAAATTTGATACGCATAATGGCAAGAGAGACTTTGCAATTGAGGATAGGATTTACTTTTTAAAGAATGATAAGGAGCTTGGAGTAAAGAACGGGACGCTTGGAACAATTGATGGTTTTGATGGATGGAAGTTTGAAGTTAATTTAGATAAAGGCGGGAAGGTAGTATTTGATATAAGAGATTACAATCATATAGATCATGGATATGCAGCAACGATACATAAATCACAAGGGATAACTGTAGATAAGGCATTTGTGATGCCATCAAAATATATGGATAAGCATAGTACATATGTGGCGATGAGTAGGCATAGAGAGAGTGTAGAGTTATATTGGAGTAAAGACAGGTTTAGAGATCAAAAAGATATGGTATGGAATTTAAGCAAGGAAGGACGTAAAGAATTGGCATTAGATTATTTAGAAAAAGATTATAAGGATACAGCAAGTACTTTTGCAGTCAATAAGGGTGTTGTTGAACTTGATAGGAAAGATATTGAAAAGAGATTAGAGAAGCTGCAAGAAGTAGTAGATTTAGAGGGATATAATAGATATTCAGAGTTAGATAGGATTTTAGGAGAATTCAAAGAAACGTTTCAGTATTCATATATAGAAGATAAATTAGAGAATGGGGAAAGTGCAAGTTATTTAGGAAAAATAGATATAAATGGGAAAGAGTTTTCAATACTTGAGCAAAATGGAATAGGTGGGTGTTTAGTGAAGGATATAAAAATAAAAGATATAAAAGAGGGAGATGAGGTTATGGCAATTAATCAAATAGATAAAAAAGGCATTGAAGTAATGAGTTTAGTTAAGGATGAAGGTCACGGGATAGATATTGATAAAGAAGAGAAGTATGAATATTTGAAAGTAAAGGATGAAATCAAAAATATAGGAAGGAAGCTGTCATCAAAAGAAAATTATAAAATAGATAATAATATAACCACTAATGATATATATAAAGCTTTATACGCAAGGTTACAAAATGTATTGCCTGAATTTGGATTTGAGAGGAAAGGAAATTGTTATGTGTCAACTACAGGAAATAAAGTAGATGGAAGCACGGGACACAAGGGGAAAGTATATGTATATGCAAATAATCCAGGGATATTAGTAGATTATACTAGGGGAAGTAAGTCAATATGGGATTATGTAAGTGAAAATTACAGGATAAGTAATAAGAAGGATGTATTTGAGTATTTAGCAAGTAGTGCAGGAATAAAATCCTATTTTAGCGAGAAGCTTGATATTCTGAATGAAGGAAGAGAAAAGATGAAGGATAATGATAATGCAAATAAAATGAAATATTTAGATGGCGAGCTAGTAGATAACGACAAAGTAGAGCCGAAACAAAGTATATCATCAGAAATATGGGATAAGGTATATAGCTATTCATTAGAGAAGATTAATATCAAAAATAACCAAGTAATGAAATATCTCACAGAAGAAAGGGGGTATAAAGAAGAAGTAGTAAAAGCCATGGGTATAGGGTATATGCCAAATAAGAGAGAGCTAATAGAGTATTTATGGAAAGAGGGTTTATCTTCTGAGAAGACTCAAGAAATAGTCAAGGCATTGGGATGTATAGGATATAGCCATAAGATGGTGATGCCATTTTATGGTAAGAAAAGTGAGATGCTGGGATTAGTGGGAAGAGATATAAAATATAATGAAGATTCAAAGTTTGGTAAATACATATACAGTAAGGGACTTGTAAAAAGCTCAACGATACTAGGGATAGAAAATATAGGAAAATCAAAGGAGATAACGATAGTAGAGGGAATGTTAGATGCAATGAATGCAAAAGTAAGTGGAATAAAGAATGTGGTTGCACTGGGCGGAACCGGAATGAATATCAAGCAATTAGAATTAATTGATAAATTAGGAATAGAGAAGATTAACTTATGTTTAGATAATGATAGCGCAGGGAAAGAAGCTAGTAAAAATATTGCGCTTCAGTTATTTGATAGAAATGACGAGCTTGAAATCAATAAAGTAAGTTTACCAAAGGGAATAAAGGATTTGGATCAATTAATAAGAGAAGAAGGTGTAAAAAAGGCAAATAATGTGATAGAAAAGGCAAAAGAGGTCAATGTGTATGAATTACAAGAAGAACGAGAAATGAAAACATTATCAAAGTTCCAAAAAGAGCGTGATGGATATGAATATGAATTGGAATATAAAAAAAGGTAA
- a CDS encoding Tn3 family transposase, which translates to MQIIEIIPPKQAMSFDKPPIFNINEQQKYFKQEPILQELLYQIRKPEAKAGLLLQYGYFKATKRFFQKEDYKKKDIIFISKLLGYREVAISDYKERTYREHKRLILSISGFTSFSSNEDLLKVELNHMASQQMHPRNIFFAAIDFLTSKKIELPNYRVFAKMITESFNLFEFQSLKKIEINITEEHKEVLDALLDKNDSKGVYARNLVARLKNINQSLRPKNIKQSIRGFLIVKNLFKELEPLIKSLDLSPEATKYYAIWVIKARIEQLSTLNNPNKIYLYLAAFINYQYCTWQDTLVNILLRSTQERLNKVEKAIEEKIIDKNEEKNKKTQSIIEGFKRSEESIEKIRKIVFLKELTDAEKITILQSILGEQITTEELKKYQELEKEILHELSNSEYYKVLESFSRTIQNRVADIVRYVEFNPETKSSNLMEAIVDYQKKKGDINSTSPRKFLSNIEQKLIFGKTNDQFNVSLYKAVLLTKISDAIKSGEVNLLNSYKFLPIEAYLISDDVWEKEKETLIERAGVGKFKKIKDLLLKLKDILEKQYYITNCNITDKTNKFIRFHKNGRFILHTPKVERGEHDKISSLLSKNEYKSVLEIFSEIDKILSFTECFKHYKVKNISKKPAKEIFYGGIFGLGTNMGLHRLSNTSKGINYNTLYNTVNWYFTVENLSTINKSFIQFMSKLWLPTLFLKDKELLHSSGDAKKFVVSAESLNANFSFKYFGQNHGSSVYTFLDERQMLFYTTIFSSSERDAGYVIDGLLCNADMNIDTHSTDTHGYTEIIFAICYLIGVDFAPRIKNIAAQSIFAFNKSTKQILKAQHKTPVLPARYIKTSVIEENWDSILRLIVTIKLRNTQASRILRRLSSYAKQHQLHEALKEFGRIIKSIFILKYIDNVELRQQIEKQLNKGELSNRFSSIIFFANNQEFTQSITEDQEIVVQCKMIIQNLIILWNYLMLTKLIMRCDPEKRKEIIDIIKHGSIITWRHINLLGIYDFNNLKKADITLDDAKEILLYNKAA; encoded by the coding sequence ATGCAAATAATAGAGATAATCCCACCTAAGCAAGCTATGAGCTTTGACAAACCTCCTATATTTAACATTAATGAGCAACAAAAGTATTTTAAACAAGAACCTATACTTCAGGAATTACTATATCAAATTAGAAAGCCAGAAGCAAAAGCAGGTTTATTATTACAATATGGTTATTTTAAAGCAACAAAAAGATTTTTTCAAAAAGAGGATTATAAGAAAAAAGATATTATATTTATAAGTAAATTATTAGGATATAGAGAGGTAGCTATAAGTGATTATAAGGAGCGTACATATAGAGAACATAAAAGATTAATATTATCTATAAGTGGCTTTACTTCTTTTAGTAGCAATGAAGATTTGTTAAAAGTAGAGTTAAATCATATGGCATCACAACAAATGCACCCTCGTAATATATTTTTTGCAGCTATAGATTTCTTAACATCAAAAAAAATAGAACTGCCTAATTACAGGGTATTTGCTAAAATGATAACAGAATCATTTAATCTTTTTGAGTTTCAATCACTCAAGAAAATAGAAATAAATATTACAGAAGAACATAAGGAAGTATTAGATGCGTTGTTAGATAAAAATGATAGTAAGGGAGTTTATGCGAGAAATTTAGTTGCAAGGCTCAAAAACATAAATCAGTCTTTAAGACCAAAAAATATAAAACAAAGTATCAGAGGGTTTTTAATTGTAAAAAATTTATTTAAGGAATTAGAGCCTTTAATAAAATCATTAGATTTATCCCCTGAAGCAACAAAGTATTATGCTATATGGGTTATAAAAGCACGAATAGAACAACTTAGTACACTTAATAATCCTAATAAGATTTATCTTTATCTTGCTGCGTTTATAAATTATCAATATTGCACATGGCAAGATACACTGGTAAATATACTATTGCGTTCCACTCAAGAGAGATTAAACAAAGTTGAAAAAGCTATTGAAGAAAAAATAATAGATAAAAATGAGGAAAAGAATAAAAAAACTCAATCTATAATAGAAGGTTTTAAAAGATCAGAAGAAAGTATAGAAAAAATTAGAAAAATAGTATTTTTAAAAGAGTTAACGGATGCTGAAAAAATCACTATACTTCAAAGTATATTAGGTGAGCAAATAACTACAGAGGAGTTAAAAAAATATCAAGAATTAGAAAAAGAAATACTACATGAACTAAGTAACTCAGAATATTACAAAGTATTAGAAAGTTTTTCTAGAACAATCCAAAATAGAGTTGCTGATATAGTACGTTATGTAGAATTTAATCCAGAAACTAAATCTAGTAACCTAATGGAAGCTATTGTAGATTATCAAAAGAAGAAAGGAGATATTAATAGTACTTCCCCTAGAAAATTTTTATCTAACATAGAACAGAAACTTATTTTTGGAAAAACTAACGATCAATTCAATGTTTCGCTATATAAAGCAGTACTATTGACAAAAATATCTGACGCTATAAAAAGTGGAGAAGTTAATTTACTTAATTCTTATAAATTTCTCCCAATAGAAGCCTATTTAATATCAGATGACGTATGGGAAAAAGAGAAGGAGACACTTATAGAAAGAGCTGGTGTTGGAAAATTTAAAAAGATTAAAGATTTGTTATTAAAATTAAAAGATATATTAGAAAAACAATATTATATTACAAATTGTAATATAACCGATAAAACAAACAAATTTATAAGATTTCATAAGAACGGAAGATTCATACTACATACACCAAAAGTAGAAAGAGGAGAGCATGATAAAATTTCTTCATTATTGAGTAAAAATGAATATAAATCTGTTTTGGAAATTTTTTCAGAAATAGATAAGATATTGAGTTTTACTGAGTGCTTTAAGCATTATAAGGTCAAGAACATAAGCAAAAAACCTGCTAAAGAAATATTTTATGGTGGAATTTTCGGATTAGGAACTAATATGGGACTACATAGATTATCAAATACATCGAAAGGAATCAATTATAATACATTGTATAATACAGTAAATTGGTATTTTACAGTAGAAAATTTAAGTACAATAAATAAAAGTTTTATACAATTTATGAGTAAGTTATGGTTACCAACACTTTTTTTAAAGGATAAAGAGTTACTTCATAGTTCTGGGGATGCTAAAAAATTTGTGGTATCGGCTGAATCCTTAAATGCAAATTTTTCATTTAAGTATTTTGGCCAAAATCATGGTAGTAGCGTTTATACTTTTTTAGATGAAAGGCAGATGTTGTTTTATACAACTATCTTTAGCAGTTCAGAACGTGATGCAGGATATGTAATAGATGGATTATTATGTAATGCGGACATGAATATAGATACCCATTCTACCGATACACATGGATATACAGAAATAATCTTTGCTATATGCTATTTAATAGGAGTAGATTTTGCTCCACGTATCAAAAATATTGCCGCACAAAGTATATTTGCTTTTAATAAAAGTACTAAGCAAATACTCAAGGCGCAACACAAAACTCCTGTTTTACCAGCAAGATATATCAAAACCTCAGTAATAGAAGAAAACTGGGATAGCATTTTAAGATTAATAGTAACAATTAAACTCAGAAACACACAAGCTTCTAGGATTTTACGTAGGTTAAGTTCTTATGCAAAACAACATCAATTACATGAAGCACTTAAAGAATTTGGTAGAATAATAAAATCCATATTTATCTTAAAGTACATTGATAATGTAGAGTTAAGGCAGCAAATAGAGAAACAATTAAATAAAGGAGAGTTATCTAATAGGTTTTCTTCAATAATATTTTTTGCTAATAACCAAGAATTTACACAGAGTATAACAGAGGATCAAGAAATAGTAGTGCAATGTAAAATGATAATACAAAATTTAATTATCTTATGGAATTATTTGATGCTTACAAAACTAATTATGCGCTGTGACCCAGAAAAAAGAAAGGAGATAATAGATATTATAAAGCACGGTTCTATCATTACTTGGAGACATATTAATTTACTAGGTATATATGATTTTAATAATCTAAAAAAAGCAGATATTACATTAGATGATGCAAAGGAGATTTTATTATACAACAAAGCTGCATAA
- a CDS encoding RDD family protein yields MSIKSITIRRFIAYFLDSAIIGILFQVILLSGILPINLLNSSDIISNVSDSKMRFSIVYFIGILLSFGYYILFWTSSAKSTIGQFICKLQIKQHVTAKTCIKRLIYLHLTSLFYWVALSYMNLRGLTGEAANSYILLTAILVITLQIIYAFNVNRIDRASGIEVIEKQ; encoded by the coding sequence ATGAGTATAAAATCAATAACAATTAGGCGATTCATAGCGTATTTTCTAGATAGCGCAATAATTGGGATATTGTTTCAAGTGATTCTATTATCTGGCATATTACCAATAAATTTACTTAATAGTAGTGATATAATTAGTAATGTAAGTGACAGTAAAATGCGATTTTCTATAGTTTATTTTATAGGTATTTTGCTAAGCTTTGGATATTACATATTGTTTTGGACGAGTTCTGCAAAAAGTACAATAGGACAATTTATATGTAAATTGCAAATCAAACAGCATGTTACAGCAAAAACCTGCATAAAGAGATTAATTTATCTGCATTTGACCTCATTATTTTATTGGGTAGCTTTAAGTTATATGAATTTGAGGGGATTAACTGGAGAAGCTGCAAACTCATATATATTGCTAACTGCAATTTTAGTTATAACACTGCAAATAATATATGCATTTAATGTAAATAGAATTGATAGAGCGTCAGGAATTGAGGTGATAGAAAAACAATGA
- a CDS encoding type IV secretion system DNA-binding domain-containing protein, which produces MSIIRGTQLIGHTVRMGGQSARDWILLVTIMWFTTFGVMSYLQVDKIHISHVVGEFQSMWYNISGRKNEYVALANRDATMTARSRYIRIMDHLKRKKEPRLEKQVIVNYYQASQIRRQKLTDHELENMFEILLKLSWQSLLIGSGLAFGLFLIIAKRGGRTKKSNFIRGREITSNKDLNKKIAKANGKEKINDSYTIAGITYPPRGETEHLMLAGTTGTGKTIVIKDLLRQIKERGDKAIVYDYTGAFVEEYYDPAKDIIINPFDKRSKSWCLLKEVDDEAEFETIAEALIGGSDAISDPFWPNGARLIFSELCKLQYRKGNLKTQDLYKNFSLPVKKLNKVLKNTLARNFTDPNSEKTTLSLLMLMTTYLQGLQYIENKNNDFSIKKWLLNREQNNILFLSSKSSLHSTVQPLISAMMDIAINNLGELPVGNKSKTWVIFDEVASLNYLPSLEKGLIQYRETLEDAL; this is translated from the coding sequence ATGAGTATAATCAGAGGAACACAGTTAATAGGACATACTGTTAGAATGGGAGGCCAGTCTGCAAGGGACTGGATATTATTGGTCACAATAATGTGGTTTACAACATTTGGAGTAATGAGTTATTTGCAAGTGGATAAGATACATATTTCGCATGTTGTGGGAGAGTTTCAATCAATGTGGTATAACATAAGCGGCAGGAAGAATGAGTATGTAGCACTTGCAAATAGAGACGCAACTATGACTGCAAGAAGTAGGTATATAAGAATAATGGATCACCTAAAAAGGAAGAAGGAGCCAAGATTAGAAAAACAAGTAATAGTAAATTATTATCAAGCATCACAAATAAGAAGACAGAAGCTTACGGATCATGAACTTGAAAATATGTTTGAAATATTACTTAAGCTTTCATGGCAATCATTATTGATAGGCTCGGGACTGGCATTTGGATTATTCCTGATAATAGCTAAAAGAGGTGGCAGGACAAAGAAAAGCAATTTTATAAGAGGACGGGAAATAACTAGTAATAAAGATTTGAATAAAAAGATTGCAAAGGCCAATGGGAAAGAAAAAATAAATGATAGTTACACAATTGCAGGAATAACTTATCCCCCAAGAGGAGAAACAGAGCATCTTATGCTCGCAGGAACAACAGGAACTGGTAAAACTATAGTGATTAAGGATTTGCTCAGGCAAATTAAAGAGAGGGGAGATAAGGCAATAGTCTATGATTACACGGGAGCGTTTGTTGAAGAATATTATGACCCAGCTAAAGATATAATAATCAATCCATTTGATAAAAGGTCTAAATCATGGTGTTTATTAAAAGAAGTAGATGACGAAGCTGAATTTGAAACAATAGCAGAGGCGTTGATAGGTGGTAGCGATGCAATAAGTGATCCATTTTGGCCAAATGGAGCAAGATTGATATTTTCTGAATTATGTAAACTCCAGTATAGGAAGGGTAATTTAAAAACACAGGATTTATATAAGAATTTTTCACTTCCAGTTAAAAAATTAAATAAAGTGCTTAAAAATACGTTAGCACGTAATTTTACTGATCCTAACTCAGAAAAGACAACGCTTAGCTTATTGATGTTAATGACAACATATTTGCAGGGATTGCAGTATATAGAAAACAAAAACAATGACTTTTCAATTAAGAAATGGTTGTTAAATAGAGAGCAGAATAATATATTATTTTTATCTAGTAAATCATCATTACATAGTACTGTTCAGCCATTAATAAGTGCGATGATGGATATAGCGATAAATAACTTAGGAGAATTACCTGTAGGCAATAAATCAAAGACATGGGTAATATTTGATGAAGTAGCATCACTTAATTATTTACCAAGTTTAGAGAAGGGACTTATACAGTATCGAGAAACTTTGGAGGATGCTTTGTAA
- a CDS encoding DNA-3-methyladenine glycosylase I has product MITIDLVGNGLNRCSWVTKDQIYIDYHDKEWGVPVYEDHKIFEFLILEGAQAGLSWLTILKKRENYRRAYDYFNPELIANYDEEKKNELLINEGIVRNKLKIESSVINAKCFIEVQKDYGTFKDYIWNFIDNKPMQQNFNSVRELPTKNDVSDKISRELKKRGFKFVGSTIIYAFMQATGMVNDHVSSCFRHKELS; this is encoded by the coding sequence ATGATAACTATTGATTTAGTTGGTAATGGATTAAATAGATGTTCTTGGGTGACTAAGGATCAGATATACATTGATTATCATGATAAAGAGTGGGGAGTTCCTGTATATGAAGATCATAAGATATTTGAATTTTTAATATTAGAGGGAGCTCAAGCTGGGTTAAGTTGGCTTACAATACTGAAAAAAAGAGAAAACTATCGCAGGGCTTATGATTATTTCAATCCAGAATTAATTGCTAATTACGATGAAGAAAAAAAGAATGAATTGTTAATTAATGAGGGTATAGTAAGAAATAAGTTAAAAATAGAATCATCAGTTATAAATGCCAAATGCTTCATTGAAGTGCAAAAAGATTATGGCACATTTAAGGATTATATATGGAATTTTATAGATAATAAACCAATGCAACAAAACTTTAATTCAGTCAGAGAACTACCAACAAAGAATGATGTATCAGATAAAATAAGTAGAGAGTTGAAAAAAAGAGGATTTAAATTTGTAGGCTCAACTATAATATATGCATTTATGCAAGCAACAGGAATGGTAAATGATCATGTGAGTAGTTGTTTTAGACACAAGGAGTTAAGTTAA